The following are from one region of the Halarcobacter sp. genome:
- a CDS encoding ABC transporter ATP-binding protein, with the protein MEKIDLKYIWKLLLQKRKPLIWGQVITVITILISVPIPLMLPALVDEVLLDKPAFFVSTIDRFFGSGNTFYYIVIVALMVICLRFFYYLFSILITKIFTSISKFVTFKIREELILHLKDVSMNEYESIGSGAVAANLITDVNTLDNFIMTGVSKLVTSVLTLIAVAFVIISIHPILGLLIIIIQPLIMFLSRKIARRVGRLKKEENEAIEKFQDNISESLELFGQIKASNKEDSFFNSSIKKAKNIQICSNNFGYKSVAYEKFSFTLFLIIFEILRASGLVMVAYSDLSIGMMLAMFGYIWFIMSPVQEILSFQYSYTTSMAAIKRINKVLQLTKEPNGFQQLEKKEKGVDIEVKELYFSYNKNKELLKNISLSIKSGQKVALIGASGSGKTTLAQVISGFYTKNSGEITYNSISIDTLNKKSLRERLFLVLQMPILFNNTLRFNITMGDETISDETIYKALEIAQLKNNVLSMSEKLDTIVGKNGIRLSGGQRQRLSIARMIIANPSIVIFDESTSALDVHTEAKLFNELQDFLKEKTVITIAHRLSTVKNADMIYVLNEGEIVQKGTPKELEEEQGHYLEFIKNQLV; encoded by the coding sequence ATGGAAAAAATCGATTTAAAATATATATGGAAACTGCTCTTACAAAAGAGAAAACCTCTTATTTGGGGACAAGTTATAACAGTGATAACTATACTTATTAGTGTACCAATACCTTTGATGCTTCCAGCATTAGTTGATGAAGTTCTTTTAGATAAGCCTGCTTTTTTTGTCTCAACTATTGATAGGTTTTTTGGTAGTGGAAATACCTTTTACTATATTGTTATTGTTGCATTGATGGTGATTTGCTTAAGATTTTTTTATTACCTTTTCTCAATTTTAATCACTAAAATATTTACTAGTATCTCAAAGTTTGTAACCTTTAAAATAAGAGAAGAGTTAATATTACATCTAAAAGATGTCTCTATGAATGAGTATGAAAGTATTGGAAGTGGAGCAGTTGCAGCAAATCTGATAACTGATGTTAACACTTTAGATAATTTTATTATGACAGGGGTTAGTAAGCTTGTAACCTCTGTTTTGACCCTTATTGCTGTTGCTTTTGTAATTATAAGTATTCATCCCATCTTAGGTTTATTAATAATTATAATTCAACCTTTAATAATGTTTTTATCAAGGAAAATTGCAAGAAGAGTGGGGAGATTAAAAAAAGAGGAGAATGAAGCAATAGAAAAGTTCCAAGATAATATATCTGAGTCTTTGGAACTTTTTGGGCAGATAAAAGCAAGCAATAAGGAGGACTCTTTTTTTAATAGTTCTATAAAAAAGGCAAAAAATATTCAAATATGCTCAAATAATTTTGGTTATAAAAGTGTTGCTTATGAGAAGTTCTCTTTTACACTTTTTTTAATAATTTTTGAAATATTAAGGGCTTCAGGCTTGGTAATGGTTGCCTATAGTGATCTGTCTATTGGTATGATGCTTGCAATGTTTGGATATATTTGGTTTATAATGAGCCCAGTCCAAGAAATACTCTCATTTCAATACTCTTATACAACTTCAATGGCTGCAATAAAGAGAATAAATAAAGTACTACAACTTACAAAAGAGCCAAATGGTTTTCAGCAACTTGAAAAAAAAGAGAAAGGTGTAGATATCGAAGTAAAAGAACTATATTTTTCTTATAATAAAAATAAAGAGTTATTAAAAAATATCTCTTTAAGTATAAAGTCTGGGCAAAAGGTTGCACTTATTGGAGCTAGTGGAAGTGGTAAAACAACACTTGCACAAGTGATTTCAGGTTTTTATACTAAAAATAGTGGTGAGATAACATACAATTCAATAAGTATTGACACATTAAATAAAAAGAGTCTAAGAGAGAGACTTTTTTTAGTGTTACAGATGCCAATACTATTTAATAACACCCTAAGATTTAATATCACAATGGGAGATGAAACTATAAGTGATGAGACTATTTACAAAGCTTTAGAGATTGCACAATTGAAAAACAATGTTTTAAGTATGAGTGAAAAACTTGATACTATTGTTGGTAAAAATGGTATTAGGTTAAGTGGAGGACAAAGGCAGAGATTGTCTATTGCTAGGATGATTATAGCAAATCCATCAATAGTGATTTTTGATGAGTCAACTTCTGCTTTAGATGTTCATACTGAAGCTAAACTTTTTAATGAATTACAAGATTTTTTAAAAGAAAAAACAGTAATTACTATTGCCCATAGATTAAGTACCGTTAAAAATGCAGATATGATATATGTATTAAATGAGGGCGAAATTGTACAAAAGGGGACTCCAAAAGAGCTTGAAGAAGAGCAGGGGCATTATTTGGAGTTTATAAAGAACCAATTGGTTTAA
- a CDS encoding ABC transporter substrate-binding protein — MHKLTKLSLALLLSISTSYASKIVSVGGSITETVVALGHADDLIGVDLSSVYPKDAVSKLPNVGYWLSLPQEGILSLKPEVAIISSQAKPKKIVVELPKYGIKTYIIDDNPSIESAKNKIKQIGEILKENKKADKIISRIETNISKIKEEIKAKKEPKVLFVFSRGEGTLMAAGPKTKPGVMIELAGGKNVVEFEQYSKISAESILKMNPDVIIKTNHAGDSGIDESIVSSTNAGKNKQIYSMDMLLISGFTVRVDKALQDLSCMFNKNQLSYCK; from the coding sequence ATGCATAAACTAACTAAACTATCACTAGCTTTACTATTAAGTATAAGCACCTCTTACGCTTCAAAGATTGTTAGCGTAGGAGGAAGTATAACAGAAACTGTAGTAGCTCTTGGCCATGCAGATGATTTAATTGGTGTTGATTTATCAAGTGTTTATCCTAAAGATGCTGTATCTAAACTTCCAAATGTTGGATATTGGCTAAGTCTTCCTCAAGAAGGAATTTTGTCTCTTAAACCTGAAGTTGCAATTATAAGTAGCCAAGCAAAGCCTAAAAAAATTGTTGTGGAACTTCCAAAATATGGTATAAAAACTTATATTATTGATGATAATCCATCTATAGAGTCTGCAAAAAATAAAATTAAACAGATTGGTGAGATTTTAAAAGAGAATAAAAAAGCAGATAAAATTATCTCAAGAATAGAGACAAATATCTCTAAAATAAAAGAGGAGATAAAAGCTAAAAAAGAACCAAAAGTACTCTTTGTATTCTCTAGGGGAGAGGGTACACTAATGGCAGCAGGTCCTAAAACAAAACCAGGAGTTATGATAGAACTAGCTGGAGGGAAAAATGTAGTTGAGTTTGAACAGTATAGTAAAATCTCAGCAGAATCAATTTTAAAAATGAACCCTGATGTTATCATTAAAACTAATCATGCGGGAGATAGTGGGATAGATGAGAGTATTGTATCTTCTACAAATGCTGGTAAAAACAAACAAATCTACTCTATGGATATGCTATTAATCTCTGGCTTTACCGTAAGAGTAGATAAAGCACTACAAGACTTATCTTGTATGTTCAAT
- a CDS encoding AraC family transcriptional regulator codes for MTKLKRSEVFNTGKIIANKEESKSFIKQVGTINNQFIDLKIVNAMVEEDIYLNIVDNKIKQSHIQKLKSKSKHLQIRIIIQGKLEKLNHLTNEKRVYERNEISIEYEKNVEESLLNKQGEHLKYICITLHDKYLNENGFFSDIFKNTFNKKIYEPNLEDKFSELFNREYKSGLDKIYLKNKAMQIILYVLEEVQKRDKLKLVGLNEEDIKRVKKVENIIQNSFDEKITIDILSKRVALNQTKLKKGFKELFNKTIHEYLKDIRLKKAIEYLKEDSYSIKEVSSMVGYTNQGSFSYAFSQKFNCSPKDIQKNSIL; via the coding sequence ATGACTAAACTAAAAAGATCGGAAGTATTTAATACGGGAAAAATCATAGCAAATAAGGAGGAAAGCAAATCCTTTATAAAACAAGTAGGTACTATAAACAACCAATTTATTGACCTTAAAATTGTAAATGCAATGGTTGAAGAGGATATTTATTTAAATATTGTTGACAATAAAATAAAACAATCCCATATTCAAAAGCTAAAATCTAAAAGTAAACATCTTCAGATAAGGATAATTATTCAAGGAAAGTTAGAAAAACTCAATCACCTTACAAATGAAAAAAGAGTATATGAAAGAAATGAAATTAGCATTGAGTATGAAAAAAATGTCGAAGAATCTTTGCTAAACAAGCAAGGAGAGCACCTAAAATACATCTGCATAACTCTACATGATAAGTACCTAAATGAAAATGGATTTTTCTCAGATATATTCAAAAATACCTTTAATAAAAAGATATATGAACCTAATCTAGAAGATAAATTTAGTGAGCTATTTAACAGGGAGTATAAAAGTGGTCTTGATAAAATATACTTAAAGAATAAGGCAATGCAAATAATACTTTATGTTCTTGAAGAAGTACAAAAAAGGGATAAACTAAAATTAGTTGGCTTAAATGAAGAGGATATAAAAAGAGTTAAAAAGGTTGAGAATATAATACAAAACTCATTTGATGAAAAGATTACAATAGATATATTATCAAAAAGAGTTGCTCTTAATCAGACAAAGCTAAAAAAAGGTTTCAAAGAGCTTTTTAATAAAACAATTCACGAATATCTAAAAGATATCAGGCTTAAAAAAGCTATTGAATATTTAAAAGAGGATAGCTACTCAATAAAAGAGGTTTCTTCAATGGTTGGTTATACAAATCAAGGAAGTTTTTCATATGCATTTTCACAGAAATTCAACTGCTCTCCCAAAGATATTCAAAAAAATTCCATTTTGTGA
- the mgtE gene encoding magnesium transporter yields MPIENAIKNPHELLENLNELHPSDIAYSLKKIENESEDDFFYVLKEIPDEILGEVILELPDNLRDDVYEHLSSQRLSDVVDELDSDDATDIIQEIEEFNEEKANEIIESLEEEDKHEINWLKRYHEDEAGSYMQTELFSAKLNETIQDSINRLRQGKESDELENIHQVYVINEDKKLIASILLEDLIIFDFNKTYEELLEEHDEIKFKPFVVHDKDHIDEVAKLVEKYDLNVIPVVGYHEVLVGRITSDDILDVIEENATEQMYQLAGVDDDFEHEDNLLTTAKKRAFWLFLNLATAILASLVIGLFDKTIEAYVALAILMPIVASMGGNAGTQTLAVMVRQLALGEIDFDNSKDAIKKEVFISLANGFIFAIVIGIIAWLWFSTALLGLVIALSMIINLFSAGFFGASIPLLLKKMDVDPAIGSTVLLTTVTDIVGFFSFLMLAKVILL; encoded by the coding sequence ATGCCTATAGAGAATGCTATAAAAAATCCCCATGAGCTTTTAGAAAATCTAAATGAGCTACACCCAAGTGATATAGCATACTCTTTAAAAAAAATAGAAAATGAATCAGAAGATGATTTCTTTTATGTATTAAAAGAGATACCAGATGAAATTCTAGGGGAAGTTATTCTTGAACTTCCTGACAATCTAAGGGATGATGTATATGAACATCTAAGCTCACAAAGATTATCAGATGTAGTTGATGAACTTGATTCAGATGATGCTACAGATATCATTCAAGAAATCGAAGAGTTTAATGAAGAAAAAGCTAATGAGATTATAGAAAGTCTTGAAGAAGAAGATAAACATGAGATTAACTGGCTAAAGAGATATCATGAAGATGAAGCTGGTTCATATATGCAAACTGAACTTTTTTCTGCAAAATTAAATGAAACTATTCAAGATTCAATTAATAGATTAAGACAAGGAAAAGAGTCAGATGAACTTGAAAATATCCATCAAGTTTATGTAATAAACGAAGATAAAAAACTTATAGCTTCTATTCTTTTAGAAGATTTAATTATCTTCGATTTTAATAAAACTTACGAAGAGTTATTAGAAGAACATGATGAGATAAAATTTAAACCTTTTGTTGTTCATGATAAAGATCATATTGATGAAGTTGCAAAACTTGTTGAAAAGTATGACTTAAACGTTATACCTGTTGTGGGATACCATGAGGTACTAGTAGGTCGAATTACAAGTGATGATATTTTAGACGTAATTGAAGAGAATGCAACAGAACAAATGTATCAATTAGCTGGTGTTGATGATGATTTTGAGCATGAAGACAATCTTCTAACTACAGCTAAAAAAAGAGCCTTTTGGCTTTTCTTAAATCTTGCAACTGCAATTTTGGCTTCACTTGTAATTGGACTTTTTGATAAAACAATTGAAGCTTATGTTGCTTTAGCTATTTTAATGCCAATTGTTGCATCTATGGGTGGAAATGCAGGGACACAAACACTTGCGGTTATGGTTAGACAATTGGCCCTTGGTGAAATTGACTTTGATAATAGTAAAGATGCCATAAAAAAAGAAGTTTTCATATCCCTTGCAAATGGTTTTATTTTTGCAATTGTTATTGGTATTATAGCCTGGCTTTGGTTTAGCACAGCCTTATTAGGCTTAGTAATTGCATTATCAATGATTATAAACCTGTTTAGTGCAGGTTTTTTTGGAGCTTCAATTCCCTTACTTCTTAAAAAAATGGATGTAGACCCAGCTATAGGAAGTACAGTTCTACTTACAACTGTAACAGATATAGTAGGATTCTTTAGCTTCCTAATGCTTGCTAAAGTAATCCTTTTATAA
- the hutX gene encoding heme utilization cystosolic carrier protein HutX, with translation MIKEKIDELLGLNPELTTVEIAKELGVNEYIVLQNIDESLAKAIDGKYFDDVIEDISKWGKILMIKITPSFVIEIKDNMPTGTYGHGYYNFDSKDSSISGHLKVDDIDKIIFVSKKHRGMLSLSVVFYDSKGEHIFKVFVSRDENRELISSQVEMFNKLKNRF, from the coding sequence ATGATAAAAGAGAAAATAGATGAGCTTTTAGGTTTAAATCCTGAGCTTACTACAGTTGAGATAGCAAAAGAGTTAGGGGTAAATGAATATATTGTTCTTCAAAATATTGATGAGAGTTTAGCAAAAGCTATTGATGGAAAATATTTTGATGATGTAATTGAGGATATTTCAAAGTGGGGTAAGATTTTAATGATAAAGATTACACCATCTTTTGTAATAGAGATAAAAGATAATATGCCAACGGGAACTTATGGACATGGTTATTATAATTTTGATTCTAAAGATTCCTCTATATCTGGCCATTTAAAAGTTGATGATATAGATAAAATCATTTTTGTATCAAAAAAACACAGGGGAATGTTATCTTTAAGTGTTGTTTTTTATGACTCAAAAGGTGAACATATTTTTAAAGTATTTGTATCAAGAGATGAAAATAGGGAGTTAATCTCTTCTCAAGTTGAGATGTTCAATAAATTAAAAAACAGATTTTAA
- a CDS encoding pyridoxamine 5'-phosphate oxidase family protein — protein sequence MKNEKAMVINKEKAQKELDIFLNNIKSVILSTVDKDGEPFASYSPFVEDEEGNFYVFISTAVKHSHNMYNTGKAHILFIEDESNTAHIYGRRRLYFNAKAEKFEPEDDRFEKIATLFEKRLGDQGALVRKMTDSRIYKLTPYDGNIVLGFGAAYKLDKTNKKIEKQRTMKGKAHSLTHEEGLKEHA from the coding sequence ATGAAAAATGAAAAAGCGATGGTAATAAATAAAGAAAAAGCTCAAAAAGAGCTTGATATATTTTTAAATAATATTAAAAGTGTAATCTTATCAACTGTTGATAAAGATGGAGAACCTTTTGCAAGTTATTCACCATTTGTAGAAGATGAAGAGGGGAACTTTTATGTATTTATAAGTACAGCAGTAAAACACTCACACAATATGTACAATACAGGAAAGGCGCATATACTTTTTATTGAAGATGAGAGTAATACAGCGCATATATATGGAAGAAGAAGACTCTATTTTAATGCAAAAGCTGAAAAGTTTGAACCTGAAGATGATAGGTTTGAGAAAATCGCAACTCTTTTTGAGAAAAGACTTGGAGACCAAGGAGCTCTTGTAAGAAAGATGACAGATTCAAGAATCTACAAACTAACACCATATGATGGAAATATTGTACTTGGATTTGGAGCTGCTTATAAACTAGATAAAACAAATAAAAAAATTGAAAAACAAAGAACAATGAAAGGTAAAGCCCACTCTCTAACCCATGAAGAAGGCTTAAAAGAACATGCATAA